The genome window CCGCCGGTTCTGGCGCAGACAACATCCACTTCCGGCCGCCCGGAGAGCTCGTTAACTATATCCGCTATTTCTTCGCAAAAGGTGTGTCTTTTCCATCCATCGGAATTTTTGAAATAGTAATGCGCCATGGAGTTTCCGGAAACCATGACGGATGAATCGGCATCAAGGTAATGCCTGAACACGTTGGTGTAGTAAAGCGGCTTGAGACCCCGTCTGCGAAGAAAACCCAGGGAATCGAAATGCGAGTGCGTGGACGTAAGTCCGTGGTCGCTTCCCACGACAAAAAGCATATCGTCAAGTTCACCTTGTTCGGCGATCTTTTCCGCAACCATTCCAACGTACCGGTCAAGCCTTCTGTAGGATTCCATAACCTTGTGGTGAAACGGATGGTAGCGGTGGGAATAGGCATCTGCCGCAGTGAAAACGCAGAAAATAAAACGCGGAGAATCCCTGAGAGAATCAATCAGAATTCTTCCAGCGGCCTCTTCGACACTGTCGCTTCTGTCCGTGAAATGGCTTTTTACGACCAGGTAATACTTAAGATACTTGGTCCTGTTTCTCCCCGAGGGACCTATATCCCTGGTTATTTCGTTTAGGATGCTTACGCTCCCCGGAACCATGCCGAAAAGCGTCGGGGAGCCACACTCTATGTCCCGGTTGATAAGAGACGCCTGGGGACCCGCGTAGCTTCTGAATCTTCGCAGGGAAAACGGGATCTTATCGTAATATCTTCTGTCAAACCACCTTATGCCGGGGAGGTTGCACCTGCCTGGAAACTTGCCGAGAAGGTACGGGGTATAGGCCGGACCCGTTGTGGAAGGAAAAACCGTGACTCCCTTAAGGAACTCTCCAGGTTCAACAACGTATTTCTGTATATTCTCAAGATCGCCTCTTTTTAGAAGTTCAGCGAAGACATCCAGCCTCGTGCCATCGGCAAGAAAAAAAACGCATTTTCTTCTATTCATCAAGTGCTTCCCGTAAAGTACCTGTCATAAATTTCCCTGACATCCCCGGTCACGCGCCCATATTCAGACATGAGAAAACCTCCCTCTCCACCGGAACCACCGAACTCAGGGGCCATTCGGTCAAAATCGCCTCGCGTGACCTCGTTTTTGCTCCTGTCGTTGAAAAGACTCAGCAGATTTCCCATTTTTCTTAAAAATAGATAGCCTTCGCTAAGCGTCAGGGCCTCGTCGCTTTTAATTAACCCGGCCCTGTAAAACCCTCCGATAGCCTCCATGGTGTTTGCCGTTCTTAGCTCGGGATTTGCGGGACCATGGGCAAGCTGAAGCATCTGGATGAGGAACTCAATATCAACCAATCCCCCCCTTCCCGTCTTCAGGTTAAACCTGGATTCCGTCTCGTTGGCGAGTTCCTTTTCGAGCCTCCCGCGCAGCCTGTGGATTTCCTTGGGAAAATCCGGAGCGAGCTCTTTGGCATAAACGAAATTCTCTATGACTTTCATTACCTTCTCACCGAGCGCGCGGTTTCCCGCAACGGCGCGGGCTTTTAC of Candidatus Dadabacteria bacterium contains these proteins:
- a CDS encoding alkaline phosphatase family protein, with protein sequence MNRRKCVFFLADGTRLDVFAELLKRGDLENIQKYVVEPGEFLKGVTVFPSTTGPAYTPYLLGKFPGRCNLPGIRWFDRRYYDKIPFSLRRFRSYAGPQASLINRDIECGSPTLFGMVPGSVSILNEITRDIGPSGRNRTKYLKYYLVVKSHFTDRSDSVEEAAGRILIDSLRDSPRFIFCVFTAADAYSHRYHPFHHKVMESYRRLDRYVGMVAEKIAEQGELDDMLFVVGSDHGLTSTHSHFDSLGFLRRRGLKPLYYTNVFRHYLDADSSVMVSGNSMAHYYFKNSDGWKRHTFCEEIADIVNELSGRPEVDVVCARTGGAGGEVKITNPRGEALVSVDEEGLICYSNVSGDPLGYGFSSKKMNPSESLRLTIDSDYPDAPLQILQLFESPRTGDVVISSKPGYDLRATHENPEHHGSHGSLHKDHMVVPILISRPAPHDCVRTADIFSSIVSYLGFEVPRGVDGRDILE